One stretch of Tistrella mobilis DNA includes these proteins:
- the lanM gene encoding type 2 lanthipeptide synthetase LanM, with translation MAVDLDWPGLAAAAASLDERLSGGFDPVDAPDAAARAAAALDLWVDAATSGDRARFARMLTRRGLTLEAVLPLLGPVRLKAGRALPGWIDQARPLLAALIGGQDGGRPCPVAAWDEIPFAGLLWPAVVEARRARGEPPVGLITDVALAALDIALLRGLAEVTGQSLFESFDFYRRAGGGPAELMPAGAPEGCGLVAGFAAALREGPLLNLIAARPVMLRLAATIRGQWIAATGDFLARLAADRDRLDGLIGRGAGRVAAIATELSDPHEGGRRVMALTFENGARLVWKPRSLAAEAAWHDLVQWCAARGAPVRLGAAPVLECGSHGWMGFVPQAPALTAAEAPEFWRRAGGLLAVMHLLRGSDLHHENIHIHDGVPVPVDLEAMLQPDLALVPEAVPVLRADQAARRRLEGSVLAVGLLPREQRLAGRPVRMGALAPVGEETVRLTGWTAVNRDAMAFEAQTVTRPTAGIPITIDGRPAMPGAGAADLVAGYRAMIDFLAGNRRELLAAEGPLAGFAAARIRHVLRPTSYYEQLRQAARHPGAQTDGIAWSRHFERPIRTARWDLGDGPGEDAGWDLPGAERTALARDDVPVFTGIGATDGCFADGAEVAKGLLEPAVLPRLAARLDRICAELDMHTGLIRQAMTGADLPVLPPSRPWTEAAGGFDPAAARRMVDAIAGRLAEDAIRAGGAAAWIGTRISTDGEALKPAVLGDDLYDGRIGIALFLAGAAATDAAGRKVLGGLALEALAPLRHRLAAGLPEAADGLHGIGGFDGWGGVVYGLTRIAGLLDRPDLLEDARHAAARITPQAIAADRVFDMIGGAAGAICGLLALYRATGDDAVLARAVACGRHIPADGRAGWAGVAGRPLAGQSHGAAGIVQALAALAAATGEAGFAETARQGLAFETGLFDAGRGNWPDLRRPDRITFPVQWCHGATGIGFGRLAALAVLDDGVLDDGAAARDLDHAIACSCNTADGGRDNLCCGQAGRLSLLIQAARARGDAALMQLADRRLAAWLARAGTPDGFALAGATPHLRPGLMQGLAGVGQVLLERLCPRLITPVLALE, from the coding sequence ATGGCCGTTGACCTGGACTGGCCCGGCCTGGCCGCTGCCGCGGCCAGCCTCGACGAACGTCTGTCGGGCGGTTTCGACCCCGTCGATGCCCCGGACGCGGCGGCGCGGGCCGCGGCGGCGCTGGATCTCTGGGTCGATGCGGCGACATCGGGCGATCGGGCGCGGTTCGCCCGCATGCTGACCCGTCGGGGCCTGACGCTTGAGGCCGTGCTGCCGCTGCTGGGACCGGTACGGCTGAAGGCGGGGCGCGCCTTGCCCGGCTGGATCGATCAGGCCCGGCCGCTGCTGGCGGCGCTGATCGGCGGGCAGGATGGCGGCCGGCCCTGCCCGGTTGCGGCCTGGGACGAGATCCCCTTTGCCGGGCTGCTCTGGCCGGCGGTGGTGGAGGCGCGCCGGGCCCGGGGCGAACCGCCTGTGGGGCTGATCACCGATGTGGCGCTGGCGGCGCTGGACATCGCGCTGCTGCGTGGCCTGGCCGAGGTGACCGGCCAGAGCCTGTTCGAAAGTTTCGATTTCTACCGCCGCGCCGGCGGCGGGCCGGCGGAGCTGATGCCCGCGGGGGCGCCGGAGGGCTGCGGGCTGGTCGCAGGCTTTGCCGCCGCCCTGCGCGAAGGGCCGCTGCTGAACCTGATCGCCGCCCGGCCGGTGATGCTGCGCCTGGCGGCGACGATCCGCGGCCAGTGGATTGCCGCGACCGGCGATTTTCTGGCACGGCTGGCGGCGGATCGGGACCGGCTCGACGGTCTGATCGGCCGCGGGGCCGGGCGGGTGGCCGCGATCGCAACCGAGCTGTCGGACCCGCATGAGGGCGGGCGGCGGGTGATGGCGCTGACCTTCGAAAACGGCGCCCGCCTGGTGTGGAAGCCGCGATCGCTGGCCGCCGAGGCCGCCTGGCACGATCTGGTGCAGTGGTGTGCGGCCAGGGGCGCGCCGGTCAGGCTGGGGGCCGCCCCGGTGCTGGAATGCGGCAGCCATGGCTGGATGGGCTTCGTGCCCCAGGCGCCTGCCTTGACCGCGGCAGAGGCGCCGGAATTCTGGCGCCGGGCCGGCGGGCTGCTGGCGGTGATGCATCTGCTGCGCGGCAGCGACCTGCATCACGAGAACATCCACATTCACGACGGCGTGCCGGTGCCGGTGGATCTTGAGGCGATGCTGCAGCCGGATCTTGCCCTGGTGCCCGAGGCGGTGCCCGTGCTGCGCGCCGACCAGGCGGCCCGGCGCCGGCTGGAGGGCTCGGTGCTGGCGGTGGGGCTGCTCCCGCGGGAACAGCGGCTGGCCGGGCGGCCGGTGCGGATGGGCGCGCTGGCCCCGGTGGGCGAAGAGACCGTGCGGCTGACCGGGTGGACGGCGGTCAATCGCGACGCCATGGCCTTCGAGGCGCAGACCGTGACCCGGCCGACCGCCGGCATCCCGATCACCATCGACGGCCGGCCGGCGATGCCGGGGGCGGGGGCGGCGGATCTGGTCGCGGGCTATCGCGCGATGATCGACTTTCTGGCCGGAAACCGCCGCGAACTGCTGGCGGCAGAGGGGCCGCTTGCCGGTTTCGCCGCCGCCCGCATCCGCCATGTGCTGCGCCCGACCAGCTATTACGAGCAGCTGCGCCAGGCGGCGCGCCACCCCGGCGCCCAGACCGACGGCATCGCCTGGAGCCGCCATTTCGAACGCCCGATCCGGACGGCGCGCTGGGATCTGGGCGATGGACCGGGCGAGGATGCCGGCTGGGACCTGCCTGGCGCTGAACGCACCGCGCTGGCCCGCGACGACGTGCCGGTCTTCACCGGCATCGGCGCTACCGATGGTTGTTTCGCCGACGGGGCGGAGGTGGCGAAGGGCCTGCTGGAGCCGGCAGTGCTGCCGCGCCTGGCGGCCCGGCTGGACCGGATCTGCGCCGAGCTGGACATGCATACGGGCCTGATCCGCCAGGCGATGACCGGCGCCGATCTGCCGGTGTTGCCGCCGTCGCGGCCCTGGACGGAGGCTGCGGGCGGTTTCGATCCGGCGGCGGCCCGGCGGATGGTGGATGCCATCGCGGGCCGGCTGGCGGAAGATGCGATCCGCGCCGGCGGGGCGGCGGCCTGGATCGGCACGCGGATCTCGACGGATGGCGAAGCGCTGAAGCCGGCAGTTCTGGGCGATGATCTTTACGACGGCCGCATCGGCATCGCCCTGTTCCTGGCCGGTGCGGCGGCGACGGATGCGGCGGGCCGCAAGGTGCTGGGCGGGCTGGCGCTGGAGGCCCTGGCGCCGCTGCGCCACCGGCTGGCGGCGGGGCTGCCCGAAGCGGCGGACGGCCTGCATGGCATCGGCGGGTTCGACGGATGGGGCGGGGTGGTCTATGGGCTGACCCGCATCGCCGGCCTGCTGGACCGGCCGGATCTGCTGGAGGATGCCCGCCATGCGGCGGCCCGGATCACGCCCCAGGCCATCGCCGCCGACCGGGTGTTCGACATGATCGGCGGCGCGGCGGGGGCGATCTGCGGGCTGCTCGCGCTTTATCGCGCAACCGGGGATGACGCGGTTCTGGCGCGCGCGGTCGCCTGCGGCCGTCACATTCCGGCCGACGGGCGCGCCGGCTGGGCGGGGGTGGCGGGCCGTCCGCTCGCCGGCCAGTCGCATGGCGCGGCCGGCATCGTCCAGGCCCTGGCGGCGCTGGCCGCGGCGACGGGGGAGGCGGGCTTTGCCGAAACCGCGCGCCAGGGCCTCGCCTTCGAGACCGGCTTGTTCGATGCCGGGCGCGGCAACTGGCCCGACCTGCGCCGCCCGGACCGGATCACCTTTCCGGTGCAATGGTGCCACGGCGCCACCGGCATCGGCTTCGGGCGGCTCGCGGCCCTGGCCGTTCTGGACGATGGCGTGCTGGACGACGGCGCGGCGGCGCGGGATCTGGACCATGCCATCGCCTGCAGCTGCAACACCGCCGACGGCGGGCGCGACAATCTGTGCTGCGGCCAGGCC